Proteins from a genomic interval of Cryptococcus neoformans var. grubii H99 chromosome 8, complete sequence:
- a CDS encoding ribosomal RNA-processing protein 7, whose protein sequence is MPKTVSGPSTKTSKSKLSQKGAPKLYSNFLPLPILIPTPIPIPSSSSSKPINETKHYLYCRAHKPKASTGASASASKAKETEEGLPEGRTVFVVNLPVDVTDRELRTVFGKYGVVEDVRIGKRETGDVLEGVVRGMEVEQSDESEDDEDEDEDEDADEDEEIGDEDDDDRPEATFKGDLLTKKQRRALRRRNLPTSIPEIDPLPTLCPRSTPYLQSGLSSAHIIFLDPISVSRLLSSTPEPVSLPKYGKGEPTGLAYYTALYKSLRPSVSAIKSFADTSMARFDHLHSLLLSSRAKEQGAGALVDEDGFTVVVRSGKYGRAGARGDGFGKGGVGVATRGFEKKKGKGGKGSQALPDFYKFQALDRKRQDLAELRQKFEHDKARVEELKKSRRYKPY, encoded by the exons ATGCCCAAGACAGTATCGGGTCCGTCTACAAAGACCTCCAAATCCAAGCTCTCCCAAAAAGGCGCTCCGAAACTGTACAGCAACTTTCTCCCgctccccatcctcatccccaCCCCTATCCctatcccttcctcctcttcttcgaaaCCTATCAACGAGACCAAACACTACCTTTATTGCCGTGCACACAAACCAAAAGCTAGTACTGGCGCAAGTGCTAGTGCTTCAAAGGCAAaagagacggaagaaggattacCGGAAGGACGGACGGTGTTTGTGGTGAATCTTCCGGTGGACGTGACGGACCGAGAGCTGAGGACTGTGTTTGGGAAATAcggggtggtggaggatgttAGGATTGGTAAGCGGGAGACTGGAGATGTTTTGGAAGGTGTAGTCAGAGGAATGGAAGTTGAGCAGTCTGATGAGTCtgaagacgatgaggatgaagatgaggatgaggatgcggatgaggatgaagaaattggggatgaagatgacgacgacCGACCTGAAGCTACATTCAAAGGCGACCTCTTGACCAAGAAGCAACGACGCGCTCTTCGTCGGCGTAACCTCCCCACTTCCATCCCCGAGATCGACCCTTTACCCACGCTCTGTCCCCGCTCGACGCCATACTTGCAATCCGGTCTTTCCTCTGCCCATATCATCTTTCTCGACCCGATCTCTGTCTCCCGTCTCCTCTCGTCCACTCCCGAACCCGTATCTTTACCTAAATACGGTAAAGGCGAACCTACAGGGTTGGCGTATTACACTGCTCTGTACAAATCCCTTCGTCCTTCCGTGTCAGCTATCAAGTCATTCGCTGACACCTCGATGGCACGGTTCGaccatcttcattcccTACTCCTCTCTTCGCGTGCTAAAGAGCAGGGCGCGGGCGCGTTGGTGGACGAAGACGGGTTTACTGTGGTAGTGCGTTCTGGCAAGTATGGACGAGCTGGTGCAAGAGGTGATGGGTTTGGGAAAGGTGGTGTGGGTGTTGCCACGAGAGggtttgagaagaagaagggtaaaggTGGGAAAGGCTCACAGGCCTTGCCCGATTTTTATAAATTCCAGGCTTTGGATAGGAAGAGGCAGG ACCTCGCCGAGCTTCGTCAAAAGTTTGAACATGACAAAGCCCGGGTGGAAGAACTCAAGAAATCTCGTCGATACAAGCCATACTGA
- a CDS encoding cytoplasmic protein, whose product MACFLPSSRTSGPIRLEDSLSKLDILEKSISLEVPTCDTLDENEELEQRLKALKEEIQDAKVDWYIVPSEDEHQSEEVGDSEKRRQYISGFTGSAGTALIPSSTSQSALLFVDSRYWIQAEQQVPKGWKVVRVGSSSGDGSGRADAQSGWVSWVVNELDEGSRVGIDPKLISLELVRSIRSHLSSIDSSTTLVPLSTDLIDKIRNVPARSLGPISPYPLALSGEHTPSKLSRAREAISKAVGGNRKSKVEEWVYILPTLPAIAWLLNYRCPSDIPFCPVAYAYLVLTPSQCAVFVDKRKIENDLNERWKEEDVEVRDYGVEEVGKFVKAFVGENAEGRNVRVFSPAECSWALAEACSPSKITTIACPIDVLKAVKNPVEQQNFRNAYLRDGRAMVRWLAWLEKMLLKDGRKVGEWAAAQGLTRERRKEDYFAGLAYEDISASGPNSALPHYAPQRGKDRLIDPDTTYLIDSGAQYQDATIDTTRTFYFGSSPSPELKRAYTRVLQGHIAVSMAKFPRGMPGDRLGMLARKALYDDGLDFGHGVGHGIGSYLGVHESPMYSHNVAFKPGHITTIEPGYYKEGEWGIRIESVLLCRQVETPEDAEASQFLEWERVTQVPIQTSLVDWSLMAKYEMRWLNEHNKTVQEALEPLLQGDEDAEAKEWLKKACKPHKIWPWDGV is encoded by the exons ATGGCCTGTTTTCTCCCGTCCAGCAGAACCTCCGGTCCTATCCGCCTTGAAGACTCCTTGTCAAAACTCGATATCCTCGAGAAGTCGATCAGTCTTGAAGTCCCGACCTGTGACACTCTTGATGAGAACGAAGAGCTCGAACAGCGCTTGAAAGCActcaaagaagaaattcAGGATGCAAAGGTCGATTGGTA CATAGTACCgagtgaagatgaacaCCAA TCTGAAGAAGTAGGAGATTCAGAGAAGCGCCGTCAGTACATATCAGGCTTCACAGGTTCAGCAGGTACCGCTCTCATCCcctcctcaacatctcAATCAGCGCTCTTGTTCGTCGACTCGCGATACTGGATACAAGCAGAGCAACAAGTGCCCAAAGGGTGGAAAGTGGTCCGAGTCGGGTCAAGTAGTGGGGATGGAAGTGGGAGGGCGGATGCACAAAGTGGCTGGGTAAGCTGGGTTGTGAACGAGCTGGATGAAGGGTCAAGAGTTGGGATCGACCCGAAACTTATATCTCTGG AGCTTGTTCGTTCGATCCGATCACACCTGTCATCAATTgactcttccaccaccctcgTTCCATTGTCAACCGACCTCATCGACAAAATCCGCAATGTCCCCGCCCGTTCCCTTGGCCCTATCAGCCCCTACCCTCTCGCTTTATCAGGGGAACATACACCTTCCAAACTCTCTCGTGCTCGAGAGGCCATTTCCAAGGCTGTAGGCGGAAATAGGAAGAGCAAAGTAGAGGAATGGGTGTATATTCTGCCTACATTACCTGCTATCGCCTGGCTGCTCAACTATCGTTGTCCATCGGATATACCCTTCTGCCCGGTAGCCTATGCCTATCTCGTCCTCACACCGTCCCAGTGTGCTGTGTTTGTGGATAAGCGTAAAATTGAGAATGATCTAaatgagagatggaaagaggaagatgttgaggtGAGAGACTATGGAGTTGAGGAGGTAGGGAAATTTGTGAAGGCATTCGTAGGTGAGAATGCAGAGGGGAGGAACGTAAGAGTATTTAGCCCTGCAGAGTGCAGCTGGGCGCTCGCCGAGGCATGTTCACCT TCCAAAATAACCACCATCGCTTGCCCAATCGACGTTCTTAAAGCAGTTAAAAACCCTGTTGAACAGCAAAACTTCCGTAATGCGTATCTCAGGGACGGACGGGCCATGGTCAGATGGTTGGCATggctggagaagatgttgcTCAAGGATGGGAGAAAGGTTGGAGAATGGGCCGCCGCCCAAGGGTTgacaagagaaagaagaaaggaagattACTTTGC AGGCCTTGCTTACGAGGACATCTCTGCTTCTGGGCCCAACTCTG CTTTGCCGCATTATGCTCCTCAGCGAGGAAAGGACAGGTTGATTGACCCGGATACTACTTATCTGAT CGACTCTGGGGCACAATATCAGG ACGCAACGATTGATACCACTCGCACCTTTTACTTTGgctcttccccttccccagAGCTCAAACGCGCATATACCCGGGTGCTTCAAGGACATATCGCGGTCAGTATGGCTAAGTTCCCTAGAGGCATGCCGGGGGATAGGTTGGGCATGCTTGCGAGGAAAGCGCTTTATGA CGATGGACTAGATTTTGGGCA TGGAGTAGGTCATGGGATAGGTTCGTATCTCGGTGTACATGAAA GCCCGATGTACTCGCACAATGTCGCTTTTAAACCGGGCCATATTACCACTATCGAGCCTGGATATtacaaagaaggagagtggGGTATCCGAATTGAATCTGTCTTGTTATGCAGACAAGTAGAG ACTCCAGAGGACGCGGAAGCATCCCAATTCCTTGAATGGGAACGAGTCACTCAGGTGCCAATCCAGACCTCGCTCGTTGATTGGTCGCTTATGGCAAAGTACGAGATGCGCTGGCTGAATGAACACAATAAAACAGTTCAAGAAGCTTTGGAGCCACTTTTGCaaggtgatgaggatgcaGAAGCAAAGGAATGGTTAAAAAAGGCTTGCAAACCCCACAAGATTTGGCCTTGGGATGGAGTGTAG